CGCCAGGTCGTACTCCAGCGGATCGGAGGTCCGACCAAGCGACCAACCGGCGACGATCCGCACTCGATCCGTCCCGTCCGAGGACAATTCCGTAACGAACACGTGCGAGACCTTCAAAATATCGGAGAGTTGTTGGACGAGCGCTCGGAGGAATGCTCGTCCCTCCGCGCTGCCGGCGCAGGCGGCGAGGGCATTGATCGCGCGGTTGGTCCATTTCAGGTCGGCGGTTTCCCGCTCCAGCTCGGCGACGCGGCTTCGAAGGATTGCCAGTTCGTCGTGGGGAGGCAAAAAAGGCGATTCGCTCTTGATATCGGCGCTCAACGGGGTAACTCTCTGCTCAATGTCTCGATCGCAACAGGCCCGTAATAGATAAAACAAGCCAATATAAAACCCATGAAAAACAAAAATCCAGTCGGTTGCAATCGGATGGATCCGGTTCGACCGCTCCGATCGGTAGGGGTAAGTGAAGCCCTCTTGTGTAAAGACGCCGGTGCTCTGAAGAAAGGGGATGAGGAAAAAGCGCAAGAGGTGATCCCGCGAAGTCGTTCGGCGCGGTGTCGGCTCCGTTGTCGGTGAATTAGGCGATGGTCAACGTCGGCTCCAAGAAGAATTCGACGGTGATGCGCGCGCGGTGTCCTTGCTCGGCGTGGACGTGCATCGTTCCGCGGAGCTTTGCGGCTCGATGCTTCAATGACCGGATGATGTCAAGGTTTCGGCCGTGTCTGTTGTCGGCGGCAAGATTCTTTCCATCGTCCATGATATTGAGGCGAATCTTCCGCCCAAGCCGTCGGATGGAAATCACGACGCGGGTGGCATGGGCCTGGCGGACACGGTGCCGCACGCCGTCCCGCACGAGGCTGAGGATCTCGCGCTCTTCTTCCCTCGTGAGAATCTCAAGGGCGGCTGACTGCAGAGACAAGGCGATTCGCGCTCGACCGATATCGTTGTACACGGATTGGAGATTATAGAGTTCGGCCGTCAGGTCGAACTCTCCGTCGGCCGGGTCGACAAACACGCGGGTGATGCGTCCGATTTCTCCGGCCAGGCGGCGGATTTGACGAGCGACGCTGTTCTCCGTCTCCGTCCTTTTCCCATAGAGAGCGGCATTCATTCGTTGAGTTCCCCGTGAGGGAACAGCCCCGGCAGAGAATCTTCGAAGAGGGAGGCTGTCGATGTGAGGGGCGATGCGGGAATGGCGCGTGAGGAGAGAAAAGACCCGTTGCGTGATGGCCTTGAGAAACATGCCGAGTTCCCGCCTCACGGATTTCGAACGTCCGGGAAACGGAGAACATCGTGCGTGGTCGAGCCTTGACTTGGGAAGCGCGCGTGGGCGGTGTGAATCAAGAAAGGCATGCCGGGGTCCGTCGAGGATCTGGTGGCCGGGATTTTTTTTCTTCACGTGCGCGGCCTCCGATTATGCCCGTCGGCTTCTTGCGGTTGCGACGGCCTCAAGTCCGGACCGTCGTGTGCCTCGTGAATGTACATGGACCAGTCCATAGGGGAGACCGTGCCCTCGATGGCCGGAACTGTGTCAAGAGCGGAGGGCTTGCCCGTCAGGTGTCATTCTGAACCGGCTGAACCGGCGGCGTGGCTGTCGCATAGGGAACCCGATTTTCCTTGATGAACCATGCAACGGCTTCGGCGCGGCGCTTCACCTGGATCTTGAAAAAGATGTTGGCGATGTAGTTCTTGACGGTCTTGTCGCTTAAGCAGAGGTGGGCCGCGATTTCCTTGTTGGTCTTGCCTTCCGCCAGCAAGGGCATGATGAGACGTTCTTGCTTGGACAGTTTGGCGAGTCCATTGGCAAAGGGGCTCGCAAGCGCGCCTGACCGGACCCAATCGAGCGTTTTTTGGGTCACGCGGGGGTCGAGGTAGCCGCGACCGTCCGCCACCGTGCGAACGGCTCGTAGCAGCTCTTCCAATCTCACGTCCTTGAGAAGGTATCCGTGGGCGCCGTTCTGTAGAGCGGCGATGACCGTGGCGTCCTCGGCATGGCCGGTCAATACCAAAATACGGGTATGGGGAGTCGACGCATGGAGTTTTCGGCAAATGTCCACGCCGGTCGCGTCTGGGAGGTGGAGGTCAAGGAGGACCACGTGAGGATGCAGGCGCTCCACGAGGGGAATGGCGTCGGCCGCCGTTCCCGCTTCTCCGACGATAGTGAAATCGTTCTCACGTTCCAGAAACGCGCGCAGACCTTGACGGACCATCTCGTGGTCGTCGATGAGGACGATGCGAATAAGCGGGCGTTTCATGCGAAAGTCAAAACGGATGACAGCGAGAGATCGATGGTGACGGTGGTGCCTTGCCCGTGCGTCGACGCGATACGGAACGTTCCTCCCAGTTTTCTCGCGCGGGCCTCCATGTTGGTCAGTCCGTAGCCCCGCCGGCAATCGCCGTTCAGCGTGAATCCCCGCCCGTCATCGACGATGCTGACGCGGATTTTCGATCCTCGCATGCGGATGGCGACGACGACGTGAGCGGCGTCGGCATGACGGGCGCAGTTGCTGAGGGCCTCCCGCACGATGTTCAGGATTTCTCTCTGCTCTTCGCTGGTGAGGTTGCCCAGCGCGTCGGGGTCGAGATCCAGCCGAATGGCAAGCCGTCCTCCCTGTTCATAGGTCGCCCGAAGAGACGTCAGTTCCGCGACGAAGTCGAACTCTTGGATGGTTCCGGCTTCCAGGGATTCGATCATGGCTCGAACGTCCTGGATCAGATGGTTCAATTGCGACACGACACGCAGGTGAGATCGGACGGATTCCTGGGAAGGATCGGAATTCGGATGGCGGGATGCCTCGAGGTTTAAGCCGATGGCATACAGCGACTGCAAGATGCAATCGTGGAGATCCCGTGCGAGGCGGCGACGATCTTCCAGCAGAGTATTGACTCGATGTTCCATCGCTTTGAGCGCGCTGGCAACGTCGTCCTTTCCGAACGTCTTCACATAAGAGCAGGGAAGGACTTCGCCTCCCTCCGAGGAAAGACCATCTCTCGCGCGGCGGTCATCCGTGTTGGGCCATCTGTCTCGAAACCCTTTGAGAACCCCGAACCCTTTCTTGCCTTTCTCCACGGCATATCCTCCTTCATGAAGAAAAATGCGTAAATCGTTGATTTATCGAGATAAGTGAACCGATAGCCCCATAGCCGCGCCGCTCTAACGACCAGTCAGCAGAATGTACGCGAAGGCCGTTTCCGCGTCACCTGGCGGATTCGCCAGGTGATCTCTTTTCCGCAAGATGGAACCATCGCCCTGTCCACGACATAACCGCCCCGATGGGGCGCAAACAAGGAGGGAGCGATGAGGGAATCAGCGCTGGTAGAGGAAAAGGAGCTGTCGTTCTACGAAGGGGAATGGTTGGTCAAGACCTTGACCGACGAGGAGGAGCTGCGACAGGCGTACCACTTGCGCCACCGTGTCTTCGCTGAGCGGTTGAAATGGGTGCCGGAGCGAACCGATCGACTCGAAGAAGACGTGTATGATGCGTGGAGCACGTCGATCGGAGTGTTTTCGCCGGAAGCTCGCTTGTTGGGGATGGTCCGCATGACGCATGCGCCCGTTCCGTTCATGATCGAGAGCGAGTTCAGCGCGTGTTTGGTGGGCGAGCACCGCGTTCGGAAGACGCCGGATACGGCGGAGATCACGAGGCTCGCGGTGGACCCTTCGATAACCGACCGGGGGTTGTCCGGCAGATTGATGAAAACCATCTTCAAGGGAATGTATCAATGGTGTCTCGCGCACGACGTTCGCTACACGTACATGGTGGTCGAGCACAAGCTCTTGCGGGTTGTGCAGCGGATCGGTTGGCCCTGCCGTCCCATCGGAGAGCCTGTTGCCATCCCGCCTGCGGAGGTGTTCTCCATAGGAGGATTGCTCGACCTCGACGAATTTCGCGCCCAGGCGTCGATTCTGCGCCCCGCCATGTTGGAGTGGTTGACCCAGACGGCCCATGCGCCTTCTTCAGCTTCTTATGGGCCTGCAACATCGGAGGAGGGGATCGCGTCGGCAACCGTGCCACTCGGAAGGCCGGCTGACGTTGAGAGGAGCGAGCAATTGACCGGTATTGCTTAAGAGAGGCTACCCAGTCGCCAATCTGAGTCGAAGCGCTGAGGCGACGATCCGTTTCCGGGTTTGCACAACAGGAGAAGTGCTATGTCTATCAAGACGATGCCCAAGAGCTGTGATAAGTTGCAACGCCGCAAGAGAGTCCCCTCCATGGCAGCAGAACCGAGAGAGAAGAGAGGGAAGCCGAGCCTCAACTGGCCGACGGCAACCCGTGCAGTGTGGGGAGGCCGTGTTCGATGGCGATGGCCACGGCTTGCGAGCGCGACGTGACTTCAAGCTTGGAGAAGATGCTCTCGATGTGAAATCGGACCGTTCGTTCACTCACCCCGAGAATCTTGCCGAT
This sequence is a window from Candidatus Nitrospira inopinata. Protein-coding genes within it:
- a CDS encoding sensor histidine kinase gives rise to the protein MRRELGMFLKAITQRVFSLLTRHSRIAPHIDSLPLRRFSAGAVPSRGTQRMNAALYGKRTETENSVARQIRRLAGEIGRITRVFVDPADGEFDLTAELYNLQSVYNDIGRARIALSLQSAALEILTREEEREILSLVRDGVRHRVRQAHATRVVISIRRLGRKIRLNIMDDGKNLAADNRHGRNLDIIRSLKHRAAKLRGTMHVHAEQGHRARITVEFFLEPTLTIA
- a CDS encoding response regulator, with product MKRPLIRIVLIDDHEMVRQGLRAFLERENDFTIVGEAGTAADAIPLVERLHPHVVLLDLHLPDATGVDICRKLHASTPHTRILVLTGHAEDATVIAALQNGAHGYLLKDVRLEELLRAVRTVADGRGYLDPRVTQKTLDWVRSGALASPFANGLAKLSKQERLIMPLLAEGKTNKEIAAHLCLSDKTVKNYIANIFFKIQVKRRAEAVAWFIKENRVPYATATPPVQPVQNDT
- a CDS encoding sensor histidine kinase — translated: MEKGKKGFGVLKGFRDRWPNTDDRRARDGLSSEGGEVLPCSYVKTFGKDDVASALKAMEHRVNTLLEDRRRLARDLHDCILQSLYAIGLNLEASRHPNSDPSQESVRSHLRVVSQLNHLIQDVRAMIESLEAGTIQEFDFVAELTSLRATYEQGGRLAIRLDLDPDALGNLTSEEQREILNIVREALSNCARHADAAHVVVAIRMRGSKIRVSIVDDGRGFTLNGDCRRGYGLTNMEARARKLGGTFRIASTHGQGTTVTIDLSLSSVLTFA
- a CDS encoding acyl-homoserine-lactone synthase; its protein translation is MRESALVEEKELSFYEGEWLVKTLTDEEELRQAYHLRHRVFAERLKWVPERTDRLEEDVYDAWSTSIGVFSPEARLLGMVRMTHAPVPFMIESEFSACLVGEHRVRKTPDTAEITRLAVDPSITDRGLSGRLMKTIFKGMYQWCLAHDVRYTYMVVEHKLLRVVQRIGWPCRPIGEPVAIPPAEVFSIGGLLDLDEFRAQASILRPAMLEWLTQTAHAPSSASYGPATSEEGIASATVPLGRPADVERSEQLTGIA